One window of Thermocoleostomius sinensis A174 genomic DNA carries:
- a CDS encoding DUF2839 domain-containing protein, giving the protein MGDSKRRKEVLGEKYGQEPNIAPWLPIKKSQAQKFVDWSTRGAWIGIGLLVTYWIVIRFIGPAFGWWQVN; this is encoded by the coding sequence ATGGGTGATTCAAAGCGACGGAAAGAAGTCTTGGGAGAGAAGTATGGACAGGAACCCAACATTGCTCCGTGGTTACCCATCAAAAAAAGCCAGGCACAAAAGTTTGTAGATTGGAGTACCCGAGGAGCTTGGATTGGGATTGGTCTGCTTGTAACCTACTGGATCGTTATTCGTTTCATCGGCCCAGCTTTTGGTTGGTGGCAGGTTAACTAA